The proteins below are encoded in one region of Triticum aestivum cultivar Chinese Spring chromosome 1B, IWGSC CS RefSeq v2.1, whole genome shotgun sequence:
- the LOC123113040 gene encoding pyruvate kinase 1, cytosolic (The sequence of the model RefSeq protein was modified relative to this genomic sequence to represent the inferred CDS: added 68 bases not found in genome assembly) — protein sequence MPMLSDKDKDIHIDMPMLSDKDKDVMKNGVLQTRLTSSLFLIQGMQKRQAREFLSKLVILAKTLIFAKIENVEPAVVTRVVDSMTDNLRPTRLEATDVANAVLGGSDAILLGAETLRGLYTVETISTVCRIGAEAEKVFNQDLYFKRTMKYVGEPMTHLESIASSSVRAAIKVKASVIICSPHLDRRKRVHHAVPRLKTNQLKWSFTSAFEARQSLIVRGLFPMLADPRHLAESTSTRNESVLKVTLDHCKASGVIKSHDRVVVCQKVGDSSVVKIIELDD from the exons ATGCCCATGTTGTCTGATAAGGATAAAGAT ATCCATATCGACATGCCCATGTTGTCTGATAAGGATAAAGAT GTTATGAAAAATGGGGTGCTCCAAACAAGATTGACTTCCTCTCTCTTTCTTATACAAGGCATGCAGAAGAGGCAA GCACGGGAGTTCCTCTCAAAGTTGGTTATCTTAGCCAAAACTCTGATTTTTGCCAAAATTGAGAATGTGGAG CCTGCTGTTGTTACTCGTGTTGTGGACAGTATGACGGACAACCTAAGGCCCACTCGTTTGGAGGCAACTGACGTGGCAAACGCGGTGCTGGGCG GTAGTGATGCCATTCTCCTTGGTGCTGAGACTCTCCGTGGGTTGTATACAGTTGAGACTATTTCAACAGTATGCAGAATTGGTGCTGAG GCTGAGAAGGTCTTCAACCAGGATTTGTACTTCAAGCGAACCATGAAATACGTGGGAGAACCCATGACCCACTTGGAGTCTATTGCTTCCTCTTCA GTGCGGGCTGCTATCAAAGTTAAGGCTTCGGTCATCATTTGCTCACCTCATCTGGACAGGAGAAAAAGA GTCCACCATGCCGTTCCTCGTCTAAAAACAAATCAATTGAAGTGGAGCTTCACGAGCGCATTTGAA GCAAGACAATCACTCATAGTTAGAGGCCTCTTTCCCATGCTTGCTGATCCACGTCACCTG GCTGAATCTACTAGCACTAGAAATGAATCAGTGTTGAAGGTTACTCTTGACCACTGCAAAGCATCCGGTGTGATCAAGTCGCATG
- the LOC123113047 gene encoding crossover junction endonuclease MUS81 isoform X2 produces the protein MRPPAAAATRPQGRPLASRRLRRAQWPVSMSGGRAGGRTPTPGSRTTSSVQPPSRSRRGDAVADTTGRPASRSSASAMSAQMTRDGAEGDCGHGEEADGEVAGRGAGMGAAADGEDGGGGDGGVATPGELPLESPVQSAILNPHSFYSIAGYERSGLPNSKAGSSSSFGNGRATNSPLSSRGMFGQQSFSAMGSAEKSLLAMPPHQSNESFLKAYEVVLILDDRDTFGPHFRRKVVDNIRSQFNIPVEIKHLPVGDALWIARHKELDMEYVLDFIVERKNVDDLLGSIKDNRYKDQKLRLKKCGLRKLIYLVEGDVNTVDGSESVKTACFTTELPEGFDVQRTTGL, from the exons AtgcggccgccggcggcggcggcgacccgaCCGCAAGGGCGGCCCTTGGCTTCCCGGCGACTGAGACGAGCTCAGTGGCCGGTGTCGATGTCGGGCGGACGAGCGGGTGGCCGAACTCCCACCCCTGGGAGTAGGACCACCAGTAGCGTCCAGCCGCCAAGCAGGAGCAGGAGGGGGGACGCGGTCGCGGATACCACCGGGCGGCCCGCCTCGAGATCGTCGGCCTCGGCTATGTCCGCCCAGATGACCCGTGACGGGGCAGAGGGGGACTGTGGGCACGGCGAGGAGGCGGACGGCGAGGTCGCAGGGAGGGGGGCAGGGATGGGGGCGGCCGCCGATGGAGAGGACGGGGGCGGCGGAGATGGGGGAGTCGCCACGCCGGGCGAATTGCCCCTGGAGTCGCCAGTGCAGTCCGCCATCCTCAACCCTCATTCCTTTTACTCAATTGCAGGTTATGAAAGAAGTGGACTTCCAAACTCAAAAGCAGGCAGTTCCAGTTCCTTTG GCAACGGCCGTGCTACTAATTCTCCTCTTTCATCTCGAGGAATGTTTGGACAGCAATCGTTTAGTGCAATG GGTTCTGCTGAAAAGTCTTTACTAgctatgccacctcatcaatctAATGAAAGTTTTCTGAAAGCTTATGAAGTGGTGCTGATATTGGATGATCGAGATACTTTCGG GCCCCATTTCAGAAGAAAAGTTGTTGATAATATACGCTCGCAGTTTAATATTCCTGTAGAG ATTAAACActtgcctgttggagatgctctttggaTTGCTCGCCATAAAGAACTTGACATGGAGTATGTTCTTGATTTCATTGTTGAAAGAAAAAATGTGGATGATTTACTTGGCTCAATTAAAGACAACAGATACAAAGATCAAAAACTAAGACTGAAG AAATGTGGGTTAAGGAAGCTAATATATCTAGTTGAAGGGGATGTAAACACTGTAGATGGATCAGAGAGCGTTAAAACAGC CTGCTTCACTACTGAGCTTCCTGAAGGATTTGATGTCCAGAGAACCACTGG TTTGTGA
- the LOC123113047 gene encoding crossover junction endonuclease MUS81 isoform X1, whose translation MRPPAAAATRPQGRPLASRRLRRAQWPVSMSGGRAGGRTPTPGSRTTSSVQPPSRSRRGDAVADTTGRPASRSSASAMSAQMTRDGAEGDCGHGEEADGEVAGRGAGMGAAADGEDGGGGDGGVATPGELPLESPVQSAILNPHSFYSIAGYERSGLPNSKAGSSSSFGNGRATNSPLSSRGMFGQQSFSAMGSAEKSLLAMPPHQSNESFLKAYEVVLILDDRDTFGPHFRRKVVDNIRSQFNIPVEIKHLPVGDALWIARHKELDMEYVLDFIVERKNVDDLLGSIKDNRYKDQKLRLKKCGLRKLIYLVEGDVNTVDGSESVKTACFTTELPEGFDVQRTTGYADTENKYDHLTGSIINYYSTNFSAGADTS comes from the exons AtgcggccgccggcggcggcggcgacccgaCCGCAAGGGCGGCCCTTGGCTTCCCGGCGACTGAGACGAGCTCAGTGGCCGGTGTCGATGTCGGGCGGACGAGCGGGTGGCCGAACTCCCACCCCTGGGAGTAGGACCACCAGTAGCGTCCAGCCGCCAAGCAGGAGCAGGAGGGGGGACGCGGTCGCGGATACCACCGGGCGGCCCGCCTCGAGATCGTCGGCCTCGGCTATGTCCGCCCAGATGACCCGTGACGGGGCAGAGGGGGACTGTGGGCACGGCGAGGAGGCGGACGGCGAGGTCGCAGGGAGGGGGGCAGGGATGGGGGCGGCCGCCGATGGAGAGGACGGGGGCGGCGGAGATGGGGGAGTCGCCACGCCGGGCGAATTGCCCCTGGAGTCGCCAGTGCAGTCCGCCATCCTCAACCCTCATTCCTTTTACTCAATTGCAGGTTATGAAAGAAGTGGACTTCCAAACTCAAAAGCAGGCAGTTCCAGTTCCTTTG GCAACGGCCGTGCTACTAATTCTCCTCTTTCATCTCGAGGAATGTTTGGACAGCAATCGTTTAGTGCAATG GGTTCTGCTGAAAAGTCTTTACTAgctatgccacctcatcaatctAATGAAAGTTTTCTGAAAGCTTATGAAGTGGTGCTGATATTGGATGATCGAGATACTTTCGG GCCCCATTTCAGAAGAAAAGTTGTTGATAATATACGCTCGCAGTTTAATATTCCTGTAGAG ATTAAACActtgcctgttggagatgctctttggaTTGCTCGCCATAAAGAACTTGACATGGAGTATGTTCTTGATTTCATTGTTGAAAGAAAAAATGTGGATGATTTACTTGGCTCAATTAAAGACAACAGATACAAAGATCAAAAACTAAGACTGAAG AAATGTGGGTTAAGGAAGCTAATATATCTAGTTGAAGGGGATGTAAACACTGTAGATGGATCAGAGAGCGTTAAAACAGC CTGCTTCACTACTGAGCTTCCTGAAGGATTTGATGTCCAGAGAACCACTGGGTATGCTGACACTGAAAATAAATACGACCACCTCACGGGCTCTATAATTAATTATTACAGCACAAACTTCTCTGCTGGCGCTGATACCTCTTGA